In Nocardioides dokdonensis FR1436, the following are encoded in one genomic region:
- the xseA gene encoding exodeoxyribonuclease VII large subunit: protein MALETSAAAPAPVRQIATAIAGWVDRLGAIWVEGQLAQINRRPGMATVFMTLRDTVADVSVPLTAPRTLVDSLNPPLVEGASVVVHAKPSYYANRGSMSLQVREIRMVGLGELLAQLERRRQLLAAEGLFDPARKRRLPFLPARVGLVTAPNSAAERDVLENARRRWPAVDFEVAHATMQGTRCAGEVMEALERLDRHPEVDVVVVARGGGSVEDLLPFSDEALVRTVHRMTTPVVSAIGHEQDSPLLDLVADVRASTPTDAAKLVVPDVVEEMGGVARTRDRLRSLVAAHVAREQAGLDALRSRPSLADPRTLVDARGDELVLLRERARRSLSHRLDRAADEIDHQRARARALSPLATLRRGYAVLQDVDGHVVTSVDDLAPGADVSVRVADGRVHATTTRLEPLLESSTTPIPEDDTDG from the coding sequence ATGGCTCTCGAGACCTCCGCCGCGGCGCCGGCCCCGGTGCGCCAGATCGCCACGGCGATCGCGGGCTGGGTCGACCGTCTCGGCGCCATCTGGGTCGAGGGCCAACTGGCCCAGATCAACCGTCGCCCCGGCATGGCGACGGTCTTCATGACCCTGCGCGACACCGTCGCGGACGTGTCGGTGCCCCTGACCGCGCCGCGCACCCTCGTGGACTCGCTCAACCCGCCGCTGGTCGAGGGTGCCAGCGTCGTCGTGCACGCCAAGCCGTCGTACTACGCCAACCGCGGCAGCATGTCGCTGCAGGTGCGCGAGATCCGGATGGTGGGCCTCGGCGAGCTGCTCGCCCAGCTCGAGCGACGCCGCCAGCTCCTGGCCGCCGAGGGTCTCTTCGACCCCGCCCGCAAGCGCCGGCTGCCGTTCCTGCCCGCCCGCGTCGGCCTGGTCACCGCCCCCAACAGCGCCGCCGAGCGCGACGTGCTCGAGAACGCCCGGCGCCGCTGGCCCGCGGTGGACTTCGAGGTCGCGCACGCCACCATGCAGGGCACCCGGTGTGCCGGCGAGGTGATGGAGGCGCTCGAGCGGCTCGACCGGCACCCGGAGGTCGACGTCGTGGTGGTCGCCCGTGGTGGCGGCTCCGTCGAGGACCTGCTCCCCTTCTCCGACGAGGCGCTGGTGCGCACGGTGCACCGGATGACCACTCCCGTCGTGTCCGCCATCGGCCACGAGCAGGACTCACCCCTGCTCGACCTGGTCGCCGACGTGCGCGCCTCCACCCCCACCGACGCCGCCAAGCTCGTCGTGCCCGACGTGGTCGAGGAGATGGGTGGCGTGGCCCGCACCCGCGACCGGCTGCGCTCGCTGGTCGCCGCCCACGTCGCCCGCGAGCAGGCCGGTCTCGACGCGCTGCGCTCCCGCCCCTCGCTCGCCGACCCCCGCACCCTGGTCGATGCCCGCGGCGACGAGCTGGTGCTGCTGCGCGAGCGGGCCCGTCGCTCGCTCTCGCACCGCCTCGACCGGGCCGCCGACGAGATCGACCACCAGCGCGCCCGCGCCCGTGCCCTCTCTCCGTTGGCCACGCTGCGCCGCGGCTACGCCGTGCTGCAGGACGTCGACGGCCACGTCGTCACCTCGGTCGACGACCTCGCACCCGGCGCCGATGTGAGCGTGCGGGTCGCCGACGGCCGTGTCCACGCGACCACCACCCGGCTCGAGCCGCTGCTCGAGTCCTCGACCACCCCGATCCCGGAGGACGACACCGATGGCTGA
- a CDS encoding TOBE domain-containing protein — translation MTTYRIAEAADLLGVSDDTVRRWVEAGRVPAQQHDGRTVVDGADLAALAASLADAPDPARASAVSARNRLVGIVTRVRKDTVMAQVDMVCGPYRLVSLMSAEAADDLALAPGSRVVASVKSTNVVVELP, via the coding sequence GTGACCACCTACCGGATCGCGGAAGCCGCCGACCTGCTCGGCGTCAGCGACGACACCGTACGACGCTGGGTCGAGGCCGGCCGGGTGCCCGCGCAGCAGCACGACGGCCGCACCGTGGTCGACGGGGCCGACCTGGCCGCACTCGCCGCCTCGCTGGCCGACGCGCCCGACCCCGCCCGCGCCTCGGCGGTCAGCGCCCGCAACCGCCTGGTCGGCATCGTCACCCGGGTCCGCAAGGACACGGTGATGGCCCAGGTCGACATGGTCTGCGGCCCCTACCGCCTGGTCTCCCTGATGTCCGCGGAGGCCGCCGACGACCTCGCCCTGGCCCCCGGTTCGCGGGTGGTCGCCTCGGTGAAGTCGACCAACGTCGTCGTGGAGCTGCCGTGA
- a CDS encoding ABC transporter ATP-binding protein, whose product MTGLHADLTVPGRLVAQVHAAPGRVVAVIGPNGAGKSTLLGALAGTVAATGRVEVGGRDWTDLPVRERRLGVVFQDRSLFPHLRAHEDVAFGLRTRGVPRRDAERRARDWLDRLGVGDLAERRPAELSGGQAQRVAIARALATEPDLLLLDEPFAGLDVGVATGLRIELARHLAAYAGVVLLVTHDALDALTLADEVLVLDEGRVVQTGSPREVAAHPRTEHVARLVGLNVVREGETLRSFAPSAVTVSPRGAGSGPAPTSARNRWAGRVAALAPHGDAVRLLVTTTRGPELIADVTPAAAVELGLDPGAEVWLSVKETAVQTDSMRP is encoded by the coding sequence ATGACGGGCCTGCACGCCGACCTCACCGTCCCCGGACGCCTGGTGGCGCAGGTGCACGCCGCCCCCGGCCGGGTGGTGGCGGTCATCGGCCCGAACGGCGCCGGCAAGTCCACCCTGCTGGGCGCGCTGGCCGGCACCGTCGCCGCGACCGGTCGGGTCGAGGTCGGCGGGCGCGACTGGACCGACCTGCCGGTGCGCGAGCGGCGCCTCGGGGTGGTCTTCCAGGACCGGTCGCTCTTCCCGCACCTGCGCGCCCACGAGGACGTCGCCTTCGGGCTGCGCACCCGGGGCGTCCCGCGCCGCGACGCGGAGCGCCGGGCCCGGGACTGGCTGGACCGGCTGGGGGTCGGCGACCTGGCCGAGCGCCGCCCGGCCGAGCTCTCCGGCGGCCAGGCCCAGCGCGTGGCGATCGCGCGGGCACTGGCCACCGAGCCCGACCTGCTGCTGCTCGACGAGCCGTTCGCGGGGCTCGACGTCGGCGTCGCCACCGGCCTGCGCATCGAGCTGGCCCGGCACCTGGCGGCGTACGCCGGCGTCGTGCTGCTGGTCACCCACGACGCGCTGGACGCGCTCACGCTGGCCGACGAGGTGCTGGTGCTCGACGAGGGCCGGGTGGTGCAGACCGGGTCGCCGCGCGAGGTGGCCGCCCACCCGCGCACCGAGCACGTCGCCCGGCTGGTCGGGCTCAACGTGGTCCGCGAGGGCGAGACGCTGCGCTCCTTCGCCCCCAGCGCGGTCACCGTCTCCCCCCGCGGCGCCGGGAGCGGGCCGGCCCCGACGTCGGCGCGCAACCGCTGGGCCGGCCGGGTCGCGGCGCTCGCACCGCACGGCGACGCCGTACGCCTGCTGGTGACCACGACCCGGGGTCCCGAGCTGATCGCGGACGTGACCCCGGCCGCCGCGGTCGAGCTCGGGCTCGACCCGGGTGCCGAGGTGTGGTTGAGCGTCAAGGAGACAGCGGTGCAGACCGATAGCATGCGCCCATGA
- the glpX gene encoding class II fructose-bisphosphatase: protein MTSPSTQTSPTTSAPAGGLDVSPEAPDRNLALELVRVTEAAAMAAGRWVGRGDKNGADGVAVNAMRVLISTIGMNGTVVIGEGEKDNAPMLYNGEQVGDGTGPECDVAVDPIDGTTLTAKGMTNAVSVLAVSPRGSMYDPSAVFYMEKLVTGAEAADFVDIEAPVAHNIAAVAKAKGKRAEDVTVMLLDRPRHESLVADIRATGAMIKFISDGDVAGAIMAARPETGIDLLLGIGGTPEGIITACAMKCMGGTIQGKLWPQGDEETQKALDAGLDLGTVLTTDDLVTGDDCFFVATGITDGELLRGVRYSAGGVTTHSLVMRSRSGTIRQIQSEHQLHKLRSYSAVDFDR from the coding sequence ATGACCTCGCCCTCCACGCAGACCAGCCCCACCACGAGCGCCCCAGCCGGTGGGCTGGACGTCTCGCCCGAGGCCCCCGACCGCAACCTGGCCCTGGAGCTCGTGCGGGTCACCGAGGCCGCCGCCATGGCCGCCGGCCGCTGGGTCGGCCGCGGCGACAAGAACGGCGCCGACGGGGTGGCGGTCAACGCCATGCGGGTGCTGATCTCGACCATCGGCATGAACGGCACCGTGGTCATCGGTGAGGGCGAGAAGGACAACGCGCCGATGCTCTACAACGGCGAGCAGGTCGGCGACGGCACCGGCCCCGAGTGCGACGTCGCGGTCGACCCCATCGACGGCACCACCCTGACCGCCAAGGGCATGACGAACGCCGTCTCGGTGCTCGCGGTCTCGCCGCGCGGGTCGATGTACGACCCGTCGGCGGTCTTCTACATGGAGAAGCTGGTCACCGGCGCCGAGGCCGCCGACTTCGTGGACATCGAGGCGCCCGTCGCGCACAACATCGCCGCGGTCGCCAAGGCCAAGGGCAAGCGGGCCGAGGACGTCACCGTCATGCTGCTCGACCGGCCGCGCCACGAGAGCCTGGTCGCCGACATCCGCGCCACCGGCGCGATGATCAAGTTCATCAGTGACGGCGACGTGGCCGGCGCGATCATGGCCGCCCGCCCCGAGACCGGCATCGACCTGCTGCTCGGCATCGGCGGCACCCCCGAGGGCATCATCACCGCCTGCGCCATGAAGTGCATGGGCGGGACCATCCAGGGCAAGCTCTGGCCGCAGGGCGACGAGGAGACCCAGAAGGCCCTCGACGCCGGCCTCGACCTCGGCACGGTGCTGACCACCGACGACCTCGTCACCGGGGACGACTGCTTCTTCGTGGCCACCGGCATCACCGACGGCGAGCTGCTGCGCGGCGTGCGCTACAGCGCCGGCGGGGTCACCACCCACTCGCTGGTGATGCGCTCGCGCTCCGGCACGATCCGCCAGATCCAGTCGGAGCACCAGCTGCACAAGCTGCGCTCCTACTCGGCGGTCGACTTCGACCGCTGA
- a CDS encoding DUF4245 family protein translates to MSQTGQPGRYTRSTNGFIGAMLILVVAVIGTVLIAGLFRSEPEYTPSNADYTEVVRAVQGEGVELVYPEALPSGWLVNNVSYEPGSPPTFALALLTEEKTYAGLQVEGEDVDDLVEVYVDEGATEGDPLVLQAGESSIATQWRTFTDEEGDTAYAAEVGRGARASTVLVYGSATPAELQALLRSLTTAPLS, encoded by the coding sequence ATGAGCCAGACGGGCCAACCCGGCCGCTACACGCGCTCCACCAACGGATTCATCGGCGCGATGCTGATCCTGGTGGTGGCGGTCATCGGCACCGTGCTGATCGCCGGGCTGTTCCGCTCCGAGCCGGAGTACACCCCCTCCAACGCCGACTACACCGAGGTCGTGCGCGCGGTGCAGGGCGAGGGCGTCGAGCTGGTCTACCCAGAAGCACTGCCCTCGGGCTGGCTGGTCAACAACGTCAGCTACGAGCCGGGCTCCCCGCCGACCTTCGCGCTGGCGCTCCTGACCGAGGAGAAGACCTACGCGGGGCTCCAGGTGGAGGGCGAGGACGTCGACGACCTGGTGGAGGTCTACGTCGACGAGGGCGCCACCGAGGGTGACCCGCTGGTCCTCCAGGCCGGTGAGAGCAGCATCGCCACGCAGTGGCGCACCTTCACCGACGAGGAGGGCGACACGGCGTACGCCGCCGAGGTCGGCCGCGGCGCGCGCGCCAGCACCGTCCTGGTCTACGGGTCCGCGACCCCCGCGGAGCTGCAGGCTCTCCTGCGCTCGCTCACCACCGCCCCCCTCAGCTGA
- a CDS encoding exodeoxyribonuclease VII small subunit, whose amino-acid sequence MAEPTTETTPSYEAAREELVDVVRRLEAGGTTLEESLALWERGEKLAGVCQDWLDGARARLDEVLATDT is encoded by the coding sequence ATGGCTGAGCCGACGACCGAGACCACGCCCTCCTACGAGGCTGCGCGCGAGGAGCTCGTCGACGTCGTACGACGCCTCGAGGCCGGCGGCACCACCCTCGAGGAGTCGCTGGCACTGTGGGAGCGCGGCGAGAAGCTCGCCGGGGTCTGCCAGGACTGGCTCGACGGGGCCCGCGCCCGCCTCGACGAGGTCCTCGCCACCGACACCTGA
- the modA gene encoding molybdate ABC transporter substrate-binding protein, producing MNARPHVAAGLLGVLALLPLAACSSSSDPAGGAGEPSSSGTSGSESLTVLAAASLTETFTELAAQFEAEHPGVEVTLAFDSSATLAQQALEGAPADVLATADTRTMESAAAALAGAPELFATNTLVLVVPAGNPAGIEGLDDLSAEGVDYVACVETAPCGAVWAALAEQAGVETDAASLEVDVKAVLARVVADEADAGLVYATDAVAAGDAVETITVPGAEQQPTSYPLSILQQTQQPDLAQDFVDLVLGEVGSRVLADAGFGAP from the coding sequence GTGAACGCCCGTCCGCACGTCGCCGCCGGCCTCCTGGGCGTGCTTGCCCTGCTCCCCCTGGCCGCCTGCAGCAGCAGCAGCGACCCGGCCGGCGGCGCGGGCGAGCCGAGCAGCAGCGGCACCAGCGGGAGCGAGAGCCTCACCGTGCTCGCCGCGGCCTCGCTGACCGAGACCTTCACCGAGCTCGCCGCCCAGTTCGAGGCCGAGCACCCGGGGGTGGAGGTCACGCTGGCCTTCGACTCCTCGGCCACCCTGGCCCAGCAGGCGCTCGAGGGAGCGCCCGCGGACGTGCTGGCCACCGCCGACACCCGCACGATGGAGTCGGCGGCCGCGGCGCTGGCCGGCGCGCCGGAGCTCTTCGCCACCAACACCCTGGTCCTGGTGGTGCCGGCCGGGAACCCCGCCGGCATCGAGGGCCTCGACGACCTGTCCGCCGAAGGTGTCGACTACGTCGCCTGCGTCGAGACCGCCCCCTGCGGTGCGGTCTGGGCCGCCCTGGCCGAGCAGGCGGGCGTCGAGACCGACGCCGCGAGCCTCGAGGTCGACGTCAAGGCGGTGCTGGCCCGGGTGGTCGCGGACGAGGCCGACGCCGGCCTGGTCTACGCGACCGACGCCGTGGCGGCCGGCGACGCCGTGGAGACGATCACCGTGCCGGGCGCGGAGCAGCAGCCCACGTCGTACCCGTTGTCGATCCTGCAGCAGACCCAGCAGCCCGACCTCGCCCAGGACTTCGTCGACCTCGTGCTCGGGGAGGTCGGGAGCCGGGTGCTGGCCGACGCCGGCTTCGGCGCCCCGTGA
- a CDS encoding ABC transporter permease, translated as MTSGPLLAATAPGATGAPTTAAPRHLGRPPLVLLVPAVLAAVLLVLPLATLVLDTPWGSFWSELRSEPVRRALGLSALTSLLTVAACVVLGTPLAWLLARVEFPGRSLLRAAVTVPLVLPPVVAGVALVTALGRNGVVGSLLRETTGISIPFTTSAVVIAHTFVSMPFFVLSVEGALRTAGERYDVVAATLGADRWTTFRRVTLPLAMPGLVAGAALAWARSLGEFGATITFAGNFPGTTQTMPSLIYTTLQADPAAARTLSMILLIVSVGVLAGLRHRWLRPR; from the coding sequence GTGACCTCCGGCCCGCTCCTGGCCGCCACGGCCCCGGGGGCCACGGGGGCGCCGACGACGGCGGCCCCCCGACACCTCGGCCGGCCGCCGCTGGTGCTGCTGGTGCCCGCGGTCCTCGCCGCGGTGCTGCTCGTGCTCCCGCTGGCGACGCTGGTGCTCGACACCCCGTGGGGGTCGTTCTGGAGCGAGCTGCGCTCGGAGCCGGTGCGCCGGGCGCTCGGGTTGTCGGCGCTGACGTCGCTGCTGACCGTCGCGGCCTGCGTCGTGCTCGGCACGCCCCTGGCCTGGCTGCTGGCGCGCGTGGAGTTCCCCGGTCGCAGCCTGCTGCGCGCGGCGGTCACGGTGCCGCTGGTGCTGCCGCCGGTGGTCGCGGGCGTCGCCCTGGTGACCGCCCTGGGCCGCAACGGCGTGGTCGGCTCGCTGCTGCGCGAGACCACCGGGATCAGCATCCCGTTCACCACCAGCGCCGTCGTCATCGCGCACACCTTCGTCTCGATGCCCTTCTTCGTGCTCAGCGTCGAGGGTGCCCTGCGCACCGCCGGAGAGCGGTACGACGTCGTGGCCGCCACCCTGGGCGCCGACCGCTGGACCACCTTCCGCCGCGTCACGCTCCCGCTGGCGATGCCCGGCCTGGTCGCGGGCGCGGCGCTGGCCTGGGCGCGCAGCCTCGGCGAGTTCGGCGCCACCATCACCTTCGCCGGCAACTTCCCCGGCACCACCCAGACGATGCCGTCGCTGATCTACACCACCCTGCAGGCCGACCCGGCTGCGGCGCGCACGCTCAGCATGATCCTGCTCATCGTCTCCGTCGGCGTGCTCGCGGGGCTGCGGCACCGCTGGCTGAGGCCCCGATGA
- a CDS encoding ISL3 family transposase, which translates to MRDATLWRALVGCENTVIEGVDFEQELQQVTIRVRPVARQRGRCGRCQRPSPGYDAGRGRRHWRALDLGTIRCQLQGDAPRVRCREHGVVVAHLPWARHGARASRAFENQVAWLATQTSKIAVTELMRIAWRTVGAVITRVWAEVEGRVDLLSGLTRIGIDEVSYRRGHLYLMVVIDHDTGRLVWAGKGQTKATLQSFFDALGPERSAQITHVTADSAGYIADVVGTNCPAAIQAADPFHVVKWANDALGEVRLTAWREARAAVRANPPRRGRPVKDAPPHLESQRLRLLTRSRYALWKNPENLTSSQSAQLKWIAQTDPRLWRGYQLKEGLRAIFKLPHHEAPEALNAWITSAQRCRIPQFAALAKTVQAQRGPILLAIEHGLSNGRTEAVNLRIRLRTRMAYGFRDPHALIAILMLTLGGHRPRLPGR; encoded by the coding sequence GTGCGCGATGCCACCTTATGGCGTGCTCTTGTCGGGTGTGAGAACACCGTGATCGAGGGCGTTGACTTCGAGCAGGAATTGCAGCAGGTCACCATCCGGGTCCGCCCGGTAGCTCGTCAGCGTGGCCGCTGTGGCCGTTGCCAGCGCCCCTCGCCGGGCTACGACGCAGGTCGAGGACGCCGGCACTGGCGCGCTTTGGACCTGGGCACGATCCGGTGTCAACTGCAGGGCGATGCGCCGCGGGTGCGGTGTCGTGAGCACGGCGTGGTGGTAGCTCACCTGCCCTGGGCCCGCCATGGTGCTAGGGCAAGCAGGGCATTCGAGAACCAGGTCGCCTGGTTGGCCACCCAGACCTCGAAGATCGCGGTCACCGAGCTGATGCGCATTGCGTGGCGCACCGTAGGCGCGGTCATCACCCGTGTCTGGGCCGAGGTAGAAGGACGCGTCGACCTGCTGAGTGGGCTCACCAGGATCGGGATCGACGAAGTCTCCTACCGGCGCGGGCACCTGTACCTGATGGTCGTCATCGACCACGACACCGGCCGACTGGTGTGGGCCGGCAAGGGCCAGACCAAGGCCACCTTGCAGTCCTTCTTCGATGCCCTCGGGCCCGAACGGTCCGCCCAGATCACCCACGTCACCGCCGACAGCGCCGGCTACATCGCCGACGTCGTAGGCACCAACTGCCCTGCCGCGATCCAGGCCGCTGATCCCTTCCACGTCGTGAAGTGGGCCAACGACGCCCTCGGGGAGGTCCGGTTGACTGCCTGGCGCGAGGCACGAGCAGCGGTGCGCGCGAACCCACCACGACGCGGACGACCAGTTAAGGACGCACCACCGCACCTGGAGTCACAGCGCCTGCGACTGCTCACCCGCTCCCGCTACGCGCTGTGGAAGAACCCCGAGAACCTCACCAGCAGCCAGAGTGCCCAACTGAAGTGGATCGCACAGACCGACCCCCGACTGTGGCGCGGCTACCAGCTCAAAGAAGGGCTACGCGCGATCTTCAAACTGCCCCACCACGAGGCCCCCGAGGCGCTCAATGCCTGGATCACCTCAGCGCAACGCTGCCGCATCCCCCAGTTCGCAGCACTAGCCAAGACCGTGCAGGCCCAACGCGGCCCCATCCTGCTGGCCATCGAGCACGGCCTGTCCAACGGCCGCACCGAAGCCGTCAACCTGCGCATCCGACTACGAACCCGCATGGCCTACGGCTTCCGCGACCCCCACGCTCTGATTGCCATCCTCATGCTCACTCTCGGCGGCCACCGACCCCGACTACCCGGCAGATGA